From the Chanos chanos chromosome 7, fChaCha1.1, whole genome shotgun sequence genome, the window GTAAAGAGGATGCACATGGAGTATGGAGCACATGATCTATGGTTTCAGGATAACGGTATAAGTCCATAAAGATCCATTTACCGCATACTCTGGTGCAGTCATCCGCAGACACAAATAATCCAAAAGATTTTTGTATTAGTTCGGTAAAGTGCATCGTTGCGTCCTAGTTCTCACAAGTGGAATTTGCAGACTCTACTACAAGGGACTGCGTGGAACAGGGATATCAATTACATTCTAACCCCAACAATGCAAGTGGTGCAAAATGAAGAATGCGAGGAAAGCTTAGAGTATGAATTCACTGCATGTTAATCGATTGAATGGCAGTCGAGGCATCTGGAAGGCAAATCACAGTAACTCTCAAAACTCATCCTAATACAATGAATATTTTCACCAGCATTGAACAGACAGTAACCACCGGTAACTCACTGTTGTTTAAGTGTTCACATTCGGTGTCATCAAGAATTTCCCTCTAAGAATTTATTAAAACTCTTTGTAGTTTGAACAAATGATAATTGCTACAAATCTGTGACACATCTCAACCTTTATTCCAAATAACGGGCATAAATCCATCCATATGGCGTGTAAAAAGGGAAACGTCTCTATGATTCAACCATATGCAAAGCGGAGCATACATTCAAGTATGAGTCATTCATGCAGTTGTCAGACAGGTTTAGCTAAAAATGTGGAGGGCCAAGGATGATGACTTGGGTACTTCAGGTGGTGCATCAGTTATCAGGTTTAAGAAAGTTGCTCCCCTGCTAACTCCAGTGTGCCTTACACTAATAAAACCCCCACTAATAAAAATGTTCTTCGGGTGGCTCACATTATGATAGTAAACATGCAGAAAGCGGTTTGAGCTCAAATGTGTATGTAACACTGAAAACTTCGAAACACACTATGTGGAGTGTGGAATGAAGAAGAATTTATTACGTAAAATGCCCATGACCTGACGGACTACTTGTCACTAACTGAATCAGTCAGTGAGTCAAAATGAATTCTCAAGATGCATTTGAGGAATTCTCTGAAGCATTTGTAGATCGTATAAAATTGAAATAAGAGGAAGCGCTGGCAGGTTGCTTGACCTCATGTACGTGTCGTCATTTCCCTAAGTCTCGGTTGAAACGGTATCCATCCGTGATGTTGTGAACCAGGCAGGGTAGAtttgaatgtgagtgagagggagggaggaaaggaacaagataggggagagagagagaaaggaaagagggagcAGAGCCCAGAGACGTAATTTTCGTCCTACGGCTTGGCGCCAATCTGGCGGGAAAAAAAACGATTTAATCGCGCTAAACTGTAGCAAACTGGATATTTGAATTCGacagtttattgtgttttgaCCAGTTTCAGTCACGATAGCTGACGATAGTTTTATGAGATTGGTCGCTAACTGGCTTAGCTTGTTTGCtaagttagctagctagcataTTAATCAGTGCACAACAAGTCCCTTTCACTAGCTATCTGGCTATCAAAGATCCATCTCCGGCAAGCCAACTTCCTAAGATATCTAACCTATTAGTAACCTCAAGGTGACCGTTTAAAAACTGGAAATATGGGggtgagtctgtatgtgtgtccgtCTGTTTGATGTAACTAGCATTGACTTCTGATGAATGCATGCAGCAGTGTGAACAAAGAGCATATGCACCAAATCATGATTCCTTCAAAGTAAGTCGGTGTGATGGAGCTCATGAATTTCGAAGGGaggtgaaagaggaggaaagtaGCATGTATGCTAAGTAGCTTGctaacaaacacatattttactTGAGAGTGCGTCCATTTCGCTTTTTCCCCATCGAATCTTAAGTCATGCGTGTAGTcgcaattattttttttccccttctacACAGTTTTAGTTGTGATTGGCGTTTGTCAGTCTACCCTTTTCACGTTTTAATAGATATATTACGTAGCTGTTAAAGAACAGGCAAGATATTCACTCTTTTAGAGTCTTAATGCACTACAATTAAGTGAATACATTACAGTAGGAGACGCTGTGAGTTAACTTGAGTAATGCTGCATTCGAAATTAAATCAAAGGTACCAAACTGCGATGGAGATGTAATGACAAAACTTGTCTGTTTCGATGCGTTCTTTTATCGCCACAGCTATGCACTAAGAAAGCAGATCACATCTGCATGGGGAATCTGGTTTAATTTGACACCACAAACGTCCCCGTTAGTAACCCCTATGTTACCTATTAcggttgttttattttcaagtaAATTATACGAGGCCAAAGTTAGCTAACCAAGTCGCCCGTTATTTCCTTCATTACTTCCACGTGCTTCAGCAGTTCTTGGGTATCAGTGCTTCCTGCTCGCGACCTCGAGCAACATTTCAGAGTAGCTAGTTGAACAATAACGGTTTTTGTTCGTGTTTAGAGTATTTTTCAGCGATAATCTCGTCCACCGCTTAGACCCTAAAATAACACCATGCCCTCTATCCCAGACTCATCCACCCTCTAAGGGACACCGCGAAGGTTGACACCAAGTCTTAATCTTTGTCGTCTGTATCACACTTAAGCATTGCTGTCCTTTGTGGCGGTGGTGTTCCCACTCAGTTCTTTATTGATTTTAGGCGACAAAAACGAGGTCACACATGCAAGTTTCCAAGTGCATGAAAGcatatcaaaataataataataaacacacagctgCGTGacgtcaggaaaaaaaaaaacccaggaaaTTTCATCGTGCATTTCTGCAACGGGAGAGTAACACTTGTTGAACTCCAGTTATACTGTAGCGTCGTTTTGACTTTGTAGATTGTCATACTTGATGTGTGACCATCTGTTTCTGTTCCCTGCAGAGAAAATCAAACAGAGCgaaggagaagaaacagagaaggcTGGAGGAAAGGGCAGCCATGGATGCTGTGTGTGCCAAGGTGGACGCAGCCAATAAGGTTAGACAGCTGATGGttgattttctctgtctctaatcTCTTCacagagtgaggcagagagtaAAATTTGCGTAGCTTAGCCTCAGGAGTTGAATGTGTCGCTAGCATTTGGAGCAACTCAGCAAGACACCAAGTCAATTACGATAGCTGTAGAAACCTCCAGGATCCTACAGAAAAGGGACTTCTCTGCAGAGGGAAGTCGTCGTAGACCAGTGTGACAGAATATGAACGTAAGCAAATGGGCTCCTAATACCTATCTCGTGGGATTTTAAATGGAGTGTGACTTTACATGCAAATTTATGTAAACATCAGCCTCAAAAAGAAACTTCTGATTCAACACATGTTCTCAACAACTTAGCCCATCTGGGCTGGGTAGGAGTAGACTATATGCTATACTGTACTGTGCTACGCCCTGGAGAAAGCATTGTAATGTCATTTGCCTTTTGATGGTTCTTCCTCAGCTTGACGATCCACTGTCTACATTCCCCGTGTTCACCAAATATGACAGAAATGGGTAAgaagagtttttgttttctactcGAAGGGCAAAACTGGACCAGTGTCACTTTAGAGATAACTTAAAGTTCTTTTGAGATGCATCAGAAcagtcatttcctcttttctttcatgcCTGTAAGAACACGTCGAGCTGTTTTCGTAAAGCCGTCGTAGTCAAGAGTATGTGAGGTCCTCCTAGTTTAGAGTCTAAGCCTGCTTAGAGTCTGCTTAGAGTCCTATTCAGTCGCACCTTGTAAACAAAAGCTCTCGTGACTTGGTACAAAGAATCCAAATGCTAGTGAGCCCTGTCATTCCAATTAAAAATCTGTTCCACGAAGGCATGTACACAAAAGCAATAAACCGTTACAGTATGTGAGAAGTTCTGCTTAAAATATATTTAGTTTTTAAGACTTGTCTCCTCTTTGAAACGAGACAGAGAACCTATGAAGGCAGACTGACCGCGTTTCATGAAGACGGTGTGTCTGCAGATTCTGTTTAGCTATGTACATCATTGGCTTGTTTTTAATTGAATGAGATTTAGCTGAACTGTTTTGGTTGGGtcgatttgtttttttttttttgtattttcggTCTGAGTACCCCTGTATAAATGAAGCCGTTTTGTCTGCACTTCATGGAGTGAATGCCATTcctgtcttgttctttttttttttttttttatccgatTCTAGGTTGAACCTACAAATCGAGTGTAAACGGGTATCTACTCTCAGCCCGGACACAGTGGAGTGGGCTTACGAACTGACCAGGACCAACATGCAGACCTTGTAGGTATTGAAAGTACAGAGtggacccaaaaaaaaaaatacaagggTGCAAATAGTGACTCAAACTGTTGTCCTGAGCACGCGGCTCATATTCACGgacgcccccaccccccaccccccccaacgcGTTTCCTCTCCGTAGATACGAACAGAGCGAGTGGGGCTGGAAggacagggagaaaaaggaggagatgCAGGACGAGAGGGCGTGGTACCTCGTGGCCCGGGACGCCGACTCCACCCCCGTGGCGTTCTGTCATTTCCGATTTGACGTGGAGTGCGGAGACGAGGTCTTATACTGGTGAGCTTGataacttttcctttttttttttttttttttttttttttttccttttctttcttctgaccttttgacctgtaAGTGAATTTTGAACTGTCTGAACCACAGTTACAGAAAGATCTAGAATCTTCTGGTCTTTGCAGTGCAATGCTGCCTCAGTTTGTATGATCTTAACGTGGAAACAGGTCTTGGCGAACGCGCtagctctttgttttgtttatgatttGCCCAGTCATTTTAAGAGTTACGACCAGTACCGAGATGACATTGGTTTTTGTGGTTTGGTGTTTGGAGGTATTATTTTGTTATGTTGCGTCCTCAGTTACGAAGTCCAGTTGGAGAGTAAATTTCGGAGGAAAGGGCTCGGGAAATTCCTTATCCAAATCCTGCAGCTCATTGCAAACAGGTAGTCCATCATCCAGTTCACTTTCTCTGGGTCTGGGTCACACAGTCTTGGTCAATACGCCtcagaaacacatgcaaaacGCTTAGATTGGATTTCACAGGGACCTGCccaaatatatttataaaaagccattctctctctctctctctctctctctctctctcatattagcacacaaatgaaaaaggtCATGTTGACAGTCTTCAAACACAATCATGGGGCGTACCAGTTCTTCAGGGAGGCCTTACAGTAAGTTTACgtttattactgtttttgttgttgttttgatgtttttgttttgttttgtttgtttttattgccCTCAGTCACACTGTGTCTTTCAGTTCTAGATTTACAGGATAAAATGCCAGCTGTGTCGGTTGCCTGTC encodes:
- the naa40 gene encoding N-alpha-acetyltransferase 40; the protein is MGRKSNRAKEKKQRRLEERAAMDAVCAKVDAANKLDDPLSTFPVFTKYDRNGLNLQIECKRVSTLSPDTVEWAYELTRTNMQTLYEQSEWGWKDREKKEEMQDERAWYLVARDADSTPVAFCHFRFDVECGDEVLYCYEVQLESKFRRKGLGKFLIQILQLIANSTQMKKVMLTVFKHNHGAYQFFREALQFEIDETSPSMSGCCGDDCSYEILSRRTKYGEASGHAHGGSHCGGCCH